A single Methylomonas sp. AM2-LC DNA region contains:
- the ltrA gene encoding group II intron reverse transcriptase/maturase: MTTTPSAVGAASHYDVNWHSIDWGQAHRIVRRLQVRIAKAVSEGRWNKAKALQWLLTHSFYGKAVAVKRVTENRGKNTPGVDGETWNTPEQKAKAINSFKGRGYQPQPLRRVKIPKANGKLRPLGIPTLRDRAMQALHLLGLQPIAETKADHNSYGFRPERACRDAAAQCFAALVSKNSAQWVLDADISGCFDNISHDWLLANIPMDKTVLRKWLKSGFVEKGNWFPTQAGTPQGGIASPTLANMALDGLEIELAAHFGTKTSKKRWKGKVNFIRYADDFVITGATKETLEQAKLIIENFLKDRGLSLSEEKTKIVHIDEGFDFLGWNFRKYGGKLLIKPAKKNVQAFLRKIRLIIKENQTAKQENVIRLLNPIIRGWANYHQNQVAKETFSKVDHFIWKKLWQWACRRHPNKPLRWIKDRYFESEGLRNWVFATKVKTEDGEVIRVKLVNASDTPIRRHIKIKAEAHPFNPVWEEYFENRLGLQMRESLKGKNQLLFLWYAQEGKCPNCNERITKDTGCNIHYIQRKTDGGKNRVTNLMLLHPNCHRQVHNRKNKETAGSDQTGFMEA, from the coding sequence ATGACGACGACACCTAGTGCAGTTGGTGCAGCCTCCCATTATGACGTGAACTGGCACAGTATTGACTGGGGGCAGGCTCATCGAATAGTGAGAAGGCTACAAGTACGTATTGCAAAGGCAGTCAGCGAAGGCCGCTGGAATAAGGCGAAAGCTTTACAATGGTTGCTGACGCACTCATTTTATGGCAAGGCAGTTGCTGTAAAACGAGTTACTGAAAATCGCGGTAAAAACACCCCAGGAGTTGACGGGGAAACTTGGAATACTCCTGAGCAAAAGGCCAAGGCAATTAACTCGTTCAAAGGAAGAGGCTATCAACCACAACCGCTGAGAAGAGTCAAAATTCCCAAAGCAAACGGTAAACTGCGTCCTTTAGGGATTCCAACCCTACGAGATAGAGCAATGCAAGCGCTGCATTTACTGGGCTTGCAACCGATAGCTGAAACCAAAGCGGATCACAATTCCTATGGATTCCGTCCAGAAAGAGCTTGTAGAGATGCGGCGGCACAATGCTTTGCGGCATTAGTGAGTAAAAACTCAGCGCAGTGGGTTTTAGATGCAGATATATCTGGATGCTTTGACAATATTAGTCATGACTGGTTACTGGCGAATATCCCTATGGATAAAACCGTACTCAGAAAATGGCTGAAAAGTGGTTTTGTTGAAAAAGGAAATTGGTTTCCAACGCAAGCCGGCACTCCGCAAGGGGGTATTGCCTCGCCAACGCTGGCTAATATGGCTTTAGATGGTCTTGAAATCGAACTGGCCGCGCACTTTGGTACAAAAACCAGCAAGAAAAGATGGAAGGGAAAAGTCAATTTTATTCGATATGCAGATGACTTTGTTATCACCGGCGCAACGAAAGAAACGCTGGAGCAGGCAAAGTTGATTATTGAGAACTTTCTGAAGGACAGAGGATTATCGCTATCAGAAGAAAAAACCAAGATTGTGCATATTGATGAAGGCTTTGATTTCTTAGGGTGGAACTTTCGTAAATACGGTGGGAAACTACTCATCAAACCTGCGAAAAAGAATGTACAAGCATTCTTACGGAAAATTCGACTGATAATCAAAGAAAACCAAACAGCAAAACAGGAAAATGTAATTAGGCTCCTAAATCCAATCATAAGGGGATGGGCTAATTATCACCAAAATCAGGTGGCGAAGGAAACCTTTTCTAAGGTTGATCACTTCATCTGGAAAAAGCTTTGGCAATGGGCTTGTCGAAGACATCCAAATAAACCACTTCGGTGGATAAAGGATAGATATTTTGAAAGCGAAGGACTGCGTAACTGGGTGTTTGCCACGAAGGTTAAAACTGAGGATGGAGAAGTGATAAGGGTTAAACTGGTAAATGCTAGTGATACGCCCATTCGCCGACATATCAAGATAAAAGCGGAAGCACACCCGTTCAATCCGGTCTGGGAAGAGTATTTCGAAAACAGGCTTGGCCTGCAAATGAGAGAAAGCCTCAAAGGAAAGAACCAATTGCTTTTTCTTTGGTACGCACAGGAAGGCAAATGTCCGAACTGCAACGAAAGAATTACGAAGGATACGGGGTGCAATATTCACTACATCCAGCGTAAAACAGACGGCGGTAAAAACAGAGTAACAAACCTTATGTTATTACACCCGAACTGTCATAGACAAGTCCATAACCGTAAAAATAAGGAAACTGCCGGTTCTGATCAAACAGGATTTATGGAGGCTTGA
- a CDS encoding DUF2523 domain-containing protein, with amino-acid sequence MSVFVDIVNAIVSVQNEVSEFVDTGIYDLLTKFTAWLIQWLTVAWFKAKLLALTFSYSVAQQMLTNLNISSYLTTTYSNLDSQTFAAINFLRIPDAINLMISAAMTKFVYRVLGF; translated from the coding sequence ATGTCCGTTTTTGTTGATATTGTTAACGCTATCGTTTCCGTTCAAAATGAAGTTTCCGAATTTGTTGATACGGGTATTTATGATCTTTTGACCAAGTTCACTGCTTGGTTAATTCAATGGCTAACTGTCGCTTGGTTTAAAGCCAAATTACTAGCACTTACGTTTTCTTACTCTGTTGCTCAGCAAATGCTGACTAATCTCAATATTTCAAGTTACCTCACCACTACATACAGTAATCTCGATTCCCAAACATTTGCCGCCATCAATTTTTTACGCATACCAGATGCTATTAATTTAATGATTTCCGCTGCTATGACTAAGTTCGTTTATCGTGTCCTGGGCTTCTAA
- a CDS encoding phage/plasmid replication protein, II/X family, translating into MLIDWITAYLPMDKIPHEHWEAIRMMGDRVLRYCPRTGMKIWESSAWDSIRSDSHQISFRAGSDSIWIQGSPARVCGSGCAVFGEGAAVALDLVGCLDRMITFTSKQIGIELSRDYKHWHVSRIDVTSNLMLDDLAAVRIALRTLRECEGGRYRVSQQAGDTVYWSHKSRLRSGKAYAKGPHIDYMMKQPNYSGRIYSIEERNLSNRILRLELKLGAQYLRERTDKPWFELTRDDLTGEWRTYFERMIGASEMTDESQLIDRINAVSDTPGKAKAAHSLFLLIQSQGWEKAKDLTSRRTWYRNLKILHAAGLGDADISAGNVVQLRRKVLECSAVHSWAQIISLAA; encoded by the coding sequence ATGCTAATTGACTGGATAACTGCTTACTTGCCAATGGACAAGATACCACATGAACACTGGGAAGCTATCCGCATGATGGGTGATCGTGTTTTGCGTTACTGTCCACGAACTGGCATGAAAATCTGGGAATCTAGCGCATGGGATTCTATACGCTCAGATTCACACCAGATTAGTTTTAGAGCTGGTTCTGATTCAATCTGGATTCAAGGCAGCCCAGCAAGGGTTTGTGGCTCTGGTTGTGCTGTTTTTGGCGAGGGCGCAGCCGTTGCACTTGACTTGGTCGGCTGTCTTGATCGCATGATTACATTTACAAGCAAGCAGATCGGTATTGAACTTTCACGCGATTACAAACATTGGCACGTTAGCCGTATAGATGTAACCAGCAATCTAATGTTAGACGATCTTGCCGCCGTCCGTATTGCATTACGCACGCTTAGAGAATGTGAGGGCGGTCGCTATCGTGTATCACAACAAGCGGGCGACACTGTTTACTGGTCGCATAAAAGCCGCCTAAGATCGGGCAAGGCCTACGCAAAAGGTCCACACATCGACTACATGATGAAACAACCAAATTATTCGGGCCGTATCTACTCAATTGAAGAACGCAACCTGTCAAACCGCATATTAAGGCTTGAGCTAAAACTAGGCGCTCAATACCTACGAGAAAGAACTGATAAGCCCTGGTTTGAACTGACCCGTGATGATCTTACGGGAGAATGGCGCACATACTTCGAGCGCATGATAGGAGCTAGTGAAATGACAGACGAATCTCAATTAATTGACAGAATTAACGCTGTTTCTGATACCCCTGGCAAAGCTAAAGCCGCTCATTCTTTATTTTTGCTTATTCAGTCACAAGGCTGGGAGAAAGCAAAGGATTTAACCAGTCGTCGCACTTGGTACAGAAATCTAAAAATTTTACACGCCGCTGGCCTTGGTGATGCTGATATATCAGCTGGTAATGTCGTTCAACTTCGTCGCAAAGTCCTTGAATGCTCGGCTGTGCATTCCTGGGCTCAAATCATTTCACTAGCCGCTTAG
- a CDS encoding zonular occludens toxin domain-containing protein, which produces MATAIHHGAYGSFKTFSLIQRFAIPALLDGRTVVHNVRGFSFDLVKKNFPDYVFPDTAKVLSLNTDIKENRPIMARWFHWVPLGSLVIIDEAQRIYPKRREFKISDLDQAQYPDGYIPDVIDVSYIDETTGELIRAGRPESFETAVDMQRHYNWDLFLSTPAISKISDEFREGAEYGYLHKSLSGKLPFLFKNSWYEFQHHPSNNGVAKSNQNGTPRRYKADEKVFKCYRSTITGKHVDSKAGLNALNDPAVIGKLALVVISFLLLGVLALYNLNKQTDNQKDIVPTVLQSPPPTVVIPVSSQKDTITPPDGSLHNVSNREGGSHDLLAGFRIVSIAKQFLDNPDINHIEFLTDTPDDLQTVSYKRLASSGIRLAIHGLCDISLVATSGQVLKLGCFSNIIRYCHATLDTDRSYSARGCSKLPKPKPDTRINATAPPPNAIVTAANNVIGK; this is translated from the coding sequence ATGGCAACAGCAATACACCACGGCGCTTACGGCTCGTTTAAAACCTTCTCACTTATTCAGCGTTTTGCTATACCCGCTCTTCTCGATGGCAGAACAGTTGTTCATAATGTACGTGGTTTCTCTTTTGACTTGGTTAAAAAGAATTTTCCTGATTACGTTTTTCCAGACACTGCAAAAGTTCTTAGTTTAAATACCGACATTAAAGAAAACAGACCGATTATGGCCAGATGGTTCCACTGGGTTCCTCTAGGTTCTTTAGTCATCATTGACGAAGCTCAACGCATTTACCCTAAGCGCCGAGAATTTAAAATTTCCGATCTTGACCAGGCACAATATCCAGATGGTTACATACCTGACGTAATCGATGTTTCGTATATTGATGAGACAACAGGCGAACTCATCCGCGCTGGCCGTCCAGAATCTTTCGAAACGGCCGTTGATATGCAACGGCACTACAATTGGGATTTATTCCTTTCCACTCCCGCTATTTCAAAAATTAGTGACGAATTCCGTGAAGGTGCCGAATACGGATATTTACATAAATCTTTATCCGGTAAACTTCCTTTTCTTTTCAAAAACTCATGGTATGAATTTCAACATCACCCGTCTAATAATGGTGTTGCTAAATCAAACCAAAACGGCACACCCAGGCGGTATAAAGCTGATGAAAAAGTTTTTAAATGTTATCGCTCAACGATTACAGGTAAACACGTTGACAGTAAAGCAGGTCTCAACGCCCTTAACGATCCTGCCGTTATCGGAAAACTTGCACTTGTTGTTATTTCGTTTTTGCTCTTGGGAGTTTTGGCGCTCTATAATCTCAACAAGCAAACTGATAATCAAAAAGACATTGTTCCTACTGTCCTGCAGTCTCCGCCGCCTACTGTCGTTATTCCTGTATCTAGCCAAAAAGATACTATTACGCCTCCTGATGGTTCTCTTCACAATGTTTCTAATAGGGAAGGGGGTTCACACGATCTTTTAGCGGGTTTTCGCATTGTTTCTATTGCAAAGCAATTTTTAGACAATCCTGATATTAATCATATTGAATTTTTAACAGATACACCTGACGATCTTCAAACCGTTTCATATAAACGTTTAGCATCTTCAGGCATACGCCTTGCAATTCATGGTTTGTGTGATATTTCTCTAGTAGCCACTTCCGGTCAAGTTCTAAAACTCGGCTGTTTTTCAAACATTATTCGTTATTGCCACGCCACTCTCGATACTGACCGATCTTACTCCGCTCGCGGTTGTTCTAAGCTTCCAAAGCCAAAACCTGATACTCGTATTAACGCTACTGCACCGCCACCAAACGCTATCGTTACCGCCGCAAATAATGTAATAGGCAAATAA
- the nhaD gene encoding sodium:proton antiporter NhaD, with amino-acid sequence MNSKLFKFLSYAFLLFPTAAFAGETLEILNTPKSLDLTHHIIGYLSLAFTVLAYVAAMSEEVIELRKSKPMVLGSALVWFTICIYYAMHDEAKVAAVAFESNLLAYIELFLFTLVSMTYLNAMEERGIFNVLRIWLLNRQYSYRQLFWITGVLAFLLSTVISGMAVALLMGAVAAAVGKYKKEFVALACVNIIVATNAGGSLSPLGGISTLFVWQHKILHFYEFFSLAVPCLVDFLLPAAVMHFFVPKEIPIASTRSMLLRRGSKRIILLFIVTLIITVWSNVVLELPPAAGMMAGLGILEFFCFYLTRTKHEGKGKLDHVSQLQGVVTTDNRKQDFDIFKNIGNIDWDTLLFFYGAMMMIGALGFVGYLNAIAHFMFGMISPTIANISIGLSSAFVDNGTLMFAVLSMHPELPNGQWLLLTLTLGVGGSLLSIGSAPGVALLGQIKEGYTFAFHMRWMPVILLGYIASIVVHFWINARYF; translated from the coding sequence TTGAACAGTAAATTATTTAAGTTCTTAAGCTATGCATTTTTACTATTTCCCACTGCGGCATTTGCTGGCGAAACTTTGGAAATTTTAAACACACCCAAGTCATTGGACTTAACGCATCATATCATTGGCTATCTTTCTTTAGCATTTACCGTTCTGGCTTATGTAGCCGCAATGTCTGAAGAAGTAATCGAACTTCGCAAGTCTAAACCAATGGTGTTGGGTTCTGCACTCGTGTGGTTTACGATATGTATCTACTATGCTATGCATGACGAAGCCAAAGTTGCTGCAGTCGCATTTGAAAGCAATCTACTGGCTTATATCGAATTATTTTTATTTACCCTAGTGTCGATGACCTACCTAAACGCGATGGAGGAACGCGGTATATTCAACGTACTCAGGATTTGGTTGTTAAACCGACAATACAGTTACCGGCAATTGTTCTGGATTACCGGAGTTCTTGCCTTTCTACTGTCTACAGTGATAAGTGGTATGGCAGTTGCGCTTCTAATGGGTGCTGTTGCTGCGGCGGTTGGTAAATATAAGAAAGAATTTGTTGCCCTGGCTTGCGTTAATATTATCGTCGCAACCAATGCTGGAGGTTCGTTAAGTCCATTAGGCGGCATATCAACTTTGTTCGTCTGGCAACATAAAATCCTGCATTTCTATGAATTTTTCTCATTGGCTGTTCCATGTTTGGTCGATTTTCTTTTACCAGCAGCCGTAATGCATTTTTTTGTCCCCAAAGAAATACCAATAGCGTCCACTCGTTCTATGTTGCTTCGTCGCGGAAGCAAGCGAATTATTTTACTATTCATCGTAACACTCATAATTACAGTTTGGTCTAATGTTGTTTTGGAACTGCCCCCTGCCGCTGGTATGATGGCTGGGCTTGGTATATTGGAATTTTTTTGCTTTTATCTAACCAGGACGAAACATGAAGGTAAAGGTAAATTAGACCATGTATCTCAGCTTCAGGGAGTAGTTACTACCGATAATAGGAAACAGGATTTTGACATCTTCAAAAATATAGGCAATATAGATTGGGATACGCTACTATTTTTTTATGGTGCAATGATGATGATTGGTGCTCTGGGGTTCGTTGGCTATCTTAATGCTATAGCACATTTTATGTTCGGAATGATTAGCCCCACGATTGCCAATATTAGTATCGGCCTTTCATCTGCGTTTGTTGATAACGGCACATTAATGTTTGCCGTATTAAGTATGCATCCTGAGCTTCCTAATGGCCAATGGCTGTTGTTGACGTTAACTCTCGGTGTAGGCGGTAGTCTACTTTCAATAGGATCAGCGCCCGGAGTCGCATTGCTCGGACAAATCAAGGAAGGCTATACTTTCGCTTTCCACATGCGCTGGATGCCCGTAATTTTGCTTGGTTATATAGCTAGTATTGTTGTACATTTTTGGATAAATGCCAGATATTTTTAA